One part of the Solanum dulcamara chromosome 8, daSolDulc1.2, whole genome shotgun sequence genome encodes these proteins:
- the LOC129899632 gene encoding dof zinc finger protein DOF5.6-like, giving the protein MGITSLQVCMDSSNWLQDTIHEESEFDSSSSPSGGDIFTCSRPLIERKLRPQHDQPLNCPRCDSTHTKFCYYNNYSLSQPRYFCKSCRRYWTKGGTLRNIPVGGGCRKNKKGSSKKLSNDTITPHVGSSNNSSSISNNNYHEMPFSHFDNFMANNNINHNFMHHASIEFMESKYEALVGTTSTRNQDFLGNVDVATGLINGYGEMDNSGIGPNYQGGFCSSTFGLPNMDGNIVNYEGQNITMDVKPNPKILSLEWHDQGCSNAGNVKESFGYLSGGLGSWTGLMSNGYGSSATTNQLV; this is encoded by the exons ATGGGGATTACTTCTTTGCAAGTTTGCATGGATTCATCCAACTGGCTACAG GACACAATTCACGAGGAAAGTGAGTTTGATTCATCTTCATCTCCATCAGGTGGTGACATATTCACATGCTCCAGGCCTTTAATTGAAAGAAAACTAAGACCCCAACATGACCAACCACTCAATTGCCCTCGTTGTGACTCAACACACACTAAATTCTGTTACTACAACAATTACAGCCTTTCTCAGCCAAGGTATTTCTGTAAATCTTGCAGAAGGTACTGGACTAAAGGGGGAACTCTAAGGAATATTCCTGTTGGTGGTGGATGTAGGAAGAACAAAAAAGGATCTTCCAAGAAATTGTCTAATGACACTATTACCCCTCATGTTGGATCATCTAATAATTCATCTTCTATTTCTAATAATAATTACCATGAAATGCCATTTTCACACTTTGATAATTTTATggcaaataataatattaatcatAATTTCATGCATCATGCATCTATTGAATTTATGGAGAGCAAGTATGAAGCTTTGGTGGGGACTACTAGTACAAGAAATCAAGATTTTCTTGGGAATGTCGATGTTGCTACTGGTCTGATCAATGGTTATGGTGAGATGGATAATTCAGGAATTGGACCAAATTATCAGGGTGGGTTTTGCTCTAGTACATTTGGGTTGCCCAATATGGATGGGAATATAGTTAATTACGAGGGACAAAATATAACAATGGATGTGAAGCCAAATCCCAAGATTTTGTCTCTTGAATGGCATGATCAAGGATGTTCTAATGCTGGGAATGTTAAAGAATCTTTTGGCTACTTGAGTGGAGGACTAGGATCTTGGACTGGATTGATGAGTAATGGTTATGGATCATCTGCGACGACGAACCAGTTAGTTTGA